One Fusobacterium nucleatum genomic window carries:
- a CDS encoding IS30 family transposase, with the protein MILQQYTIKRRKGQHLTLIERGKIEAFLKINMPKIQIASEIGISTRTLYREINRGMVKGLLNSDYSTYDAYSAEFAHRKYLEAMKGKEGTLKIGKNRKLIEYVENSMLNDRNSPYVALENAKKENIEVNICLKTLYNYIHKELFINFSEEDMIYKKDRRKQERFPKRIRKIGGKSIEERPEEINNKQELGHFEADTVLGKRGTKEAILVLTDRKTRLEMVRKIPDKTAESVIKELSKIITEYPGMIKSITSDNGSEFMRADKIEEENIAYYYAHSYSSWERGSNENNNKLIRRFIPKGTDISEISEEEIKRIEKWMNDYPRKIFNGKSANEMYLSEFTKYFS; encoded by the coding sequence ATGATTCTACAACAGTATACAATAAAAAGAAGAAAAGGACAACATTTAACTTTAATTGAGAGAGGTAAAATTGAAGCTTTCTTAAAAATTAATATGCCTAAAATTCAAATTGCTTCTGAAATTGGTATTAGTACCAGAACTCTTTATCGCGAAATTAACAGGGGAATGGTAAAAGGACTTCTTAATTCTGATTACTCTACTTATGATGCATATTCTGCTGAGTTTGCACACAGAAAATACTTAGAAGCTATGAAAGGTAAAGAAGGAACACTAAAAATTGGTAAAAATCGTAAATTAATAGAGTATGTTGAGAATTCTATGCTTAATGATAGAAATTCTCCATATGTAGCCTTAGAAAATGCTAAAAAAGAAAATATAGAAGTGAATATTTGTTTAAAGACACTATATAACTACATTCATAAAGAATTATTCATAAATTTTTCTGAAGAAGATATGATTTACAAAAAAGATAGAAGAAAGCAAGAAAGGTTTCCAAAAAGAATAAGAAAGATTGGAGGAAAGAGTATAGAAGAAAGGCCAGAAGAAATAAATAACAAACAAGAATTAGGTCATTTTGAAGCAGATACTGTGTTAGGAAAAAGAGGAACAAAGGAAGCTATATTAGTATTAACAGATAGAAAAACAAGGCTAGAAATGGTAAGAAAGATACCTGATAAAACAGCAGAAAGTGTGATAAAAGAATTAAGTAAAATAATAACAGAGTATCCTGGAATGATAAAAAGTATAACAAGTGATAATGGTAGTGAATTTATGAGAGCAGACAAGATAGAGGAAGAAAATATTGCATATTATTATGCACATAGTTATAGCTCATGGGAAAGAGGAAGCAATGAGAATAATAACAAGTTAATAAGGAGATTTATTCCTAAAGGAACTGACATATCAGAAATAAGTGAAGAAGAAATTAAGCGAATAGAAAAGTGGATGAATGATTACCCAAGAAAAATATTTAATGGAAAAAGTGCAAATGAAATGTATTTAAGTGAGTTTACTAAATATTTTTCATAA